ACGATTCCCCCCGCTCCGCTGGATGGAGGACGCCAATGTACAAACGTGAAACCGAACAATGCCGAAAGTGCCAGGGCCAAGCCGACGCGCTGGTCTGGTATCAGTACTCCTCGCGGGGGAACACCGTCGGACGCGTCATCTACCGGATGCGCTGCCGCAGTGGATGCTCGGGCTTGGTGGTCGATGGGCCCGGCGCACGCTGCTAGCACCGCCGCCAAAAGATAGGTGACCGGTCGGCTATTATTGCTGGCATGCCACGGCCGCCGAACCCCGACGTGCGCCGCCGCCTGCTTGCGGCGGGACTCGAACTCGTACATGCGCGCGGTTTTGCCGCCAGTGGCGTCAAGGACATCACCGATGCGGCCGGCGTTCCGAAGGGCTCTTTCTACGCCTACTTTCCGAGCAAAGAGGCTTTCGCCGCGGCAATACTCGACCACTACTGGTCCGGCATCGAAACGCGGCTGCTGCCCATTCTCGACGGAGATGGATTGGCACAGCGGCGCATTACGCGTTTTTTTCATGCCCTCGCCGACGAACATGAATCGGGTGAATTCCTGCTCGGCTGCCTGGTCGGCAACCTGTCGCTCGAGCTTGCCGGATCGAGCGAACCGGTACGCGCCGAGCTCGCCCGTATTCTGCAACGCTGGGATACGGCCTTGACCGCATGCGTGCGTTCGGGCCAGGGCGGCACCGGCGACATCCGATCCGACCTCGATGCGGCCGAACTCGCCTCCCTGCTGATCGAATCGTGGGAGGGCGCCGCCCTGCGCGGGAAGGTGACCCGCAGCCGCGACCCGTATCAGCGGTTCGAAACGGTCACCGTGCCGGCCCTGCTGCGCTGAACCTCATGCCGCTCGGAACACGGTAGTGCGGCCTCTTGATTTATAGACGACTGGTCATCTATTATCGGATGCATGGCGCCCCCAACCACCGACCCGTCCGGGTACGACGAACCGGACAACCCCGGGCTGCCGAGCTCGAACTTCGAGCTCGATCATCAGCACGCCGCCCTCGTCGTCACCGATCCGCAAATCGACTTTCTCAGTCCCGACGGGGTTGCCTGGCCGGTGTTCGGTGCCAGCGTCGACGACAACAACACCGTCGCGCACATCGGCGAACTGTTCGACGCGGCCAGGCTTGCGGGTATCATCGTCGCGGTATCGCCGCACTACTTCTATCCCACCGACAGCCAATGGCGGTTTGGTGATCCGCTTGAACAGTTCATGAGCAACGTCGGCATGTTCGAGCGCCGGGGCGCGTACACCAGTGACGGCTTCGCCGGCTCCGGGGCCGATTTCCTGCCGGAGTACTCACACCACATTCATGATGGGCGAACGGTCATCGCGTCTCCACACAAGATCGTCGGTCCCGAGTCGAACGACCTTGTCCTCCAATTGCGCAAGCGCGGCATCGGCCAGGTGGTCTTGGCGGGAATGGCCGCCAACCTCTGCGTCGAAGGACACCTGCGAGAACTGATCGAGCAGGGCTTCGAGGTCGTCGTCGTCAAGGACGCCACCGCCGGACCACGCCTGCCCGAAGGCGACGGCTACCTAGCCGCACTGGTGAACTTCCGTTTCCTCGCCAGCGCCGTGTGGACCACTGCGGAGGCAGTCGTCCAGTTGAAGAAACCCATTGGCGCCGAACCTCTTTCGCGTCAATACTAAAGAAAGGCGCACAACATGAAGACAACCGAGAAGCTGTACCAACACAAACTCGCGTTGAACAACGGCGGCCAGATCCCGGCGCTGGGGTTCGGCACTTCGCTATCCGATCGCGGCCAAACACACAATGCCGTCAAGACCGCGGTCGAAGTGGGGTTCCGCCACCTCGACGCCGCCGAACGGTATCGCAACGAAGCGGAGGTTGGGGCGGCGCTCAAAGAGTTGTTCGCGCAGGGAACGGTTCGGCGCGAGGAACTCTTCGTGACCACGAAGCTGTGGAACAACAACCACCGACCCGAACGGGTCAGGCCCGCGCTGCAAGCCAGCTTGGACAGACTCGGGCTCGACGCTGTCGATCTTTACCTGGTGCACACGCCTTTTGCGTTTCGCCCGGGCGACGATCAAGATCCCCGCGACGTGCACGGAGCTGTCGTCTACGACGACGGTGTCACGTTAGAAGAGACGTGGACAGCGATGGAAGGGCTTGTCGACGAAGGGCTTACCCACGCGATCGGTCTGTCCGACATCGGCGTCGAGGGCACCCGAAAGATCATCGATGCCGCCCGAATCAAACCCGCGGTCGTCGAGGTGGAGTCGCATCCCTATCACCCGCAATGGGAACTGCACGAGCTGTGCAAGTCCGACGGCATCATTCTGCTGGCCTTTGCGTCGCTGGGCCATGCACTGGAACCGCGACTGCTCGACGACCCACTAATCGTCGATATGGCGCGGCGTTACGGCAAGACCCCCGCACAAGTGTTGCTGGCCTGGGGAATTCAGCGCGGTAGTGCCGTTTTGACCTCGTCGGTAAATCCCCGGCGCATCGGCGAGAACTTCGATGTCACCGCGCTTCCCCAGAGCGCCATCGACGACATCAACGAGAGCCTCGACACCCGCCACCGGTTCAATTCCGTTGCGGACGCGGGAGTACCGGGATTCGCCGAAGTGCCGACGGGAAGTTGAGGCGCCGGCATTCGCCGAACACCTGGCCGGGACACAGCCCTTTCCCGGACCGCCCGTCGCCCGTCGGAAAATTACGGTGTAATTATTATGTGATTAAAGCACCGGCCGGCTGAGGAGAGAACGTGAAAGCTTGGCAGGTCCACGGCAGCGGTGAGCCGACCGACGTCTTGCGCCAAGTGGACCGCGAGCTGCCGGAGCCCGGCGCCGATCAAGTACGAATCCACGTCACGGCAGCCGGCCTCGGCCTACCGGATGTGCTGATGTGTCGGGGCACCTACCCGCTGACGCCCCCATTGCCGTTTACGCCCGGCCAGGAGTTGGTCGGCACCGTCACCGCGGTCGGGCCGAGCGTCGACATCGCAATCGGCACCCGCGTGCTGGGAGTCAGTGACTTTGTCAGCGGCAACGGATCCTTCGCCACGGGGGCTCTCGCGCACGCCGGCACCGTCTTCCCCGCTCCCGCCGGCATGGACGACTCCGCCGCGGCCGGATTCTGGATCCCCAACATGACGGCATGGATCGGCCTGGTCGATCGCGGCGGACTCAAAGCGGGAGAACACCTCGCGGTGCTGGGCGCAGCCGGGGGCAGCGGCATCGCGGCGGTCCAACTCGGGAACGCCAAGGGCGCGAAGGTACTCGCCGTCGTCAGCGACGAGCAGAGGGCCGAATACTGCCGGTCCCTGGGCGCCCACCACGTCGTCGTCGCCCACGGCGAAACCGCTTCTGACGGAACACCACTCGCGCATGCGCTGCGCGAAGCGACCGACTGGGCCGGTCTGGACGTGATCTTCGATCCGGTCGGCGGTGCGCAGGGCACCGCGGCCATGGGCGCCCTGGCGCGCGACGGCCGGCATCTGGCCGTCGGCTTCGCCAGCGGCACGTGGCCGACCCCCGACGTCGGGATGATGGTCATGACGAACACCACACTGGTCGGCGTGCTCGCGGCGGGCTACAGCCGTGCGCATCTCGAAGGGATCTTGCGCGGCCTCGAGGAATTGGCCGACGCCGGCGCCATCGCGAACACGGTCGGTGAAACCGTGTCGTTCAACGACATCCCGGAAGCGCTCACGCGGCTGGGCGAGCGCAAAGTCCTCGGCAAGATCGTGGCCGAAATCGACGGTGCCTGACGCTCGAACCGCGCCGCCCGGCCCCGGCGCCAAACCCGTTGCCGTGGACGAAAATAGCATCTGAGCTGTGGTGGCAGGTACTGGATTCGAACCAGTGTAGGCGTAAGCCGACGGATTTACAGTCCGCTATTCTGAACGTTTGCTGACGATGGCTAGTGTGGGCGCAATTGCAAAAGAGCATTTTACCTGCGGCTATGGCTAGTCTAGCGTTGGCGCCGTTCTGCTCCTTGGGGTGACATGTGCGTACAACTTGTTTACGCATAGCTGTCAGGGTCGTGGCCCGCGAGGCATTGGCGTCAAGCTTGCACAGCCAGGCCCGTGTACCGCCTGACCAACGGTCCGTGAGGGCGCACCGGCGGAGTCCATCGTGGGCGGGTGTGGCTGTGTACTTTTGCTGTTGTGTCCCCCGATGCTCGTCGGCCGCACCTTGCAGATAGCGCCGACATCATGGACTGGCCGCAGCGAGTTATCAGCAGGTACGAGTTCCCTGGGTTGATCCGCCGACTGATCCTGCGCGACAACGATCAGGTTGTTCGGTCCGAGATGCGCGACGCGGAGGGCGCTGGCGTGGAGGGTTACGACGGCATAATTGACGCGCTGCGCGCGACGCCTTTCGTCCCCAGGGGACGGAGCCTGTGGGAACTAGGCGTCAGCAACGATTTCAGGGCGAAGGCAAATAAAGATTTTAGAAAGAGGACCTTAGATCCACTCGGTGAGAATCCGCCGGAATGCACTTTCGTTTTCGTTACTCCTCATCGTTGGGAGGACAAGGAAGACTGGTCAGCTAGGAAGAAAGAGTCCTCCAACTGGGCTGATGTGCGGGTGTACGACGTCGACAACATTATGCAGGTTTTGGAGGATTCCCCCGCCGTTCATATCTGGCTCAGCGAACTCCTTGACAAGCCAGCAAATTCCGCTCAAAGCCTTGACCGTTGGTGGTCGCGATTCTCAACTAGAACGTCACCCGCGCTGTCGTTTTCGACCGTCTTAGCGGGCCGTGCGGATTCCTCACAACAGCTTTTAAATTTGTTCGAGGAGGATCGGCGACTAACGACCATCAGCGCGAAAAGCGTCGACGATACCCTAGCTTTTGTGGCAGCTACCATTCTCAGCACGCAAGAAGACATTTCTACCGATCTTCTGGCGCGTTGCTTGATTGTGCATGACCCAGCAGCATTGAGACGGTTCGATAGCTCGGGGGACTTGCTTCTCCTATTGCCGTACCGGGAAGAGGTTCTTCGAGATGCTGAGCAAGCGACGTCTCACGTAATTCTGCTTTGTGCGGACAACACCCCAGCCGACCTCAAACTACCGCCTGTTGACATTGAGCAGGTCGAGTCGTTGCTCCAAGCCGAGGGGGTGCAATCAACTTTCGCGCGACGACTTGCGAGGGCTGCGGGTACGAGTGTTCGCAGCTTTCAGCGCGTTGCATCCCAGCGACCACCGATCGGATCAGAGTGGCGCAGTGTGCTTTCTGACGCAAGCCTCCGTCGGGCGTGGCTCTTGGGATCTTGGACTACCTCTCGGTCAGGAGATCTGGATGCTTTCGGCGTAGTTGTTAACCATAGCTTTGAGGAAGTAGAAGAAGAACTGCGTACGGCAGTCCGCGAGTCAGATCCGATTTTTTCGAACGTCGGATCAGTATGGGCGGTCGTTAACCCAGAAGAACAAATTGAACTCAGTGAACTTCAGCTGATACGATCCGATTTTGTCGGATTAGAACGCGCTGTTCAAAACGTTCTAGCTTCCGTCGATCCCGCACTTGATTTACCACCGGAACGACGGTGGCAGGCGGCGATTTTGGGAAGGTCTCGACTCCATTCACGCGAGTTGAGACGGGGACTGGCCGTCACTTTGGCACTGCTCGGCGCACGGGGGACAAACATCGATCTTGGCGACGGATTAACCGCCACGGGTTGGGCCACAGGCATGGTAAATGCGTTATTTAATCGTGCGAATAACGATGAATCGATCCAACTTTGGTCTTCACTTTCCGATGTCCTACCGCTTCTTGCCGAAGCGGGTCCAGATCAGTTCTTGAATGCGCTAGCTAGCGCGGTTCGTATGTCTGAATTCGCTGCCCAGATTTTCCTTGACGATCAGGGTAGCTCTTTCACAACTTCGAGCCCGCATACTGGTGTGTTGTGGGCGTTGGAAGTGGCAGCTTGGGATCGTCAGACTTTTGGCCGTGCGGTCGACCTTCTCGCTCAGCTGGATGAGATAGATCAAGGCGGAAGACTTCAGAACCGCCCGCTCAACAGTCTGCTCAGCATCTTTCGACTGCACACGCCACAGACGCTCGCGTCGACTCAGGAACGGTTTCAGGTTTTAGATGCCCTCGTCCAGCGTCATCCCGACGTAGGCATTCAACTCTTGATTAAGCTATTGCCTGGGACAAGCGAACTTATCCTTGACACTGTGAGGCCGCGCTTCCGTTTAGAAATTGAAGGCGAAGATACCGACTTGCCGGAATATGTGAAGCGCATCGGCATGATCGTAGACCGCGTATTGGCAAAGCTCAGCCAGGACGCTTCACTGTGGCCAAGTGTCATCCCACGACTTGGCGACTTCCCGCCTGATGAACGTTCGAAAGTGTTGGATTCCATCGCAACCGCTGACAATCTGACGGAATCCAATGGCGATGAGCTTTGGAGGGCAGGCAGTGATCTGCTGCGGCAGCATCGCGAATACAGCGATGCGCCATGGGCCTTGCCGGAGCAAGAACTAAACAGGTTGGAAGGAGCAATCGCACGACTTGCGCCTGAGAGTCCGAGCATCAGTAACCGCTGGTTGTTTGATGAGATGTATCCAGGGATCCGTGTTGTAGATATTCCGAGCGCAGAAGAATCGCTACGCCAGATGCGCACAGAAAGCCTTCAGTTAATCGCGGAAGCACAAGGGCTCGACGGAATTAATAATTTCTGTCAGAAGGTTAAGATCCCCGCTCTAGTTGGCTATTCTCTCCCAGACGCTGACATCATTGAGGACCTTAGCGTGGCGCGCCTTTTCGATGATCAGAGGGACGGAGTGGTAGCTATGGTCGGCGGCTATTTCCGCAGGCGGGCGGAAACCGATCCAGATTTACTAATCGGCCTCGTCGACGAACTCTCTGACCGCCCGTTAATCCAGGCACGCCTCCTCTCTCATGTACCGCAATTAACTACGGCATGGGCAAAAGTTGCCCAGTCCGATGTTCAAGTTCAAGAGGTGTATTGGCAGGAGTTTCGTATCGTGGGCCGAGGCTTGGACTTCGCGCTGACGAATGAAGCAGCCCGCCATCTGCTTGACAACGGCCAACCTGGCAAAGCGCTTGACCTAATAAATATTTATCTACATGGCAATGAGGACGCAAGGCCTGAGCCCCAATACGTTGCCGAGGCATTGGAAGCCCTCCTCGCTAGTCGCACCAACTCTTACCGAATATTGCCGTACCAGGTCGAATCATCAATCGCATACCTACGTGCAGCCGACTTCGACGAAACGCGAACTGCACAACTGGAATGGAGCTTCTTGCCGATGCTGGGCAAGGAAGCTGCTGACGGACTACTACTTGAGCGCAAGCTCGCGACTGATCCGCAATTTTTTGTGCAGATCATTTCGTATGCATATAAACGCGCCTCCGACGAAACCGAGGACGCGGATGGCGTCGCGCCTCAAATAGCGACGAACGCCCACGAATTGCTGCGCATGTGGAAAAGGGTCCCCGGAAGTACCGGGCGAGGCGAAACTATCGATGCCACAGCTTTAGGGCAGTGGTATGAGGGAGTAGTACCGCTGTTGCAACAGGCCGACCGCTATCGAGTCGGACTACGGGTAATCGGACAAACACTAGCATTCGCTCCCGAGGATAGCGACGGGTCGTGGCCGTGTACTACCGTCCGCGACTTCATCGAAGCTGTGGGCAACGACAAACTCGATCAGGGGTTCCATATCGGCTGCTTCAACAAACGCGGAGCGACTTGGCGATCACTCAGGGAAGGTGGCGCGCAAGAGCACGCGCTCGGAGAGAAGTACCGGGGTTTGTCCGAGCGGATCGTGACTACCCATCCACGAGTGGCGTCAATTCTTCGTTCGCTCGCTGAGACATACTTGGCCGATGGGCGTCGTGAGGATGCCGAGGCGCAGCGGCGTCGTCAAGGTATCGAGTGATGCATGACTGACATGCCCGGTAGTCGCATGGGTATCGCCATACGGGTGTCGCACAACTTTTGTTGTGGGTTTCTAAAATGCCGCAGCGAAAGCATCGGGCTCGCGACGATGATGGCGGCAGAGCGTGTCACGTACGCCATTGATGTTTGCAAGTTCAGATGGCCAACATGCCCAGCATCCTAAGGATGGCCGCGAGATCGTCGTGATTGTCACGCATGCAAACGGCCCGCTGGTTTTCTCGAGGTTACTAACACTGCGTGACAGGGATCAACAGGGAAGACCGACGGCGAGCTATTCGACGCCTATATCCTGCACTCCGGCGCTACGATATCGCTCGTGGCGGATGTGAGCGTTGCAATACTAACTTTCACCGAGAACGAGGCAACGGCTGTACGAGGGTTGCTCGGGATTCTTAGTGACCCAAGCGGGCCGAACGTAACGGTCTGGACGGCGAAACTGCTGGGGGAAGTGGTAGAGGGCAAGTTGTCCGACGGCAGCACAGCGCGGATTCAGCACAAGGCGCTACTTGCTCAGGGGAATGCCATCGCCGGGGCTGCCCTCGCCAGGGCGACGAAGGACACAATTCAGAATTGCGATGTCGACTACTTCATATTCTATGGGTGTTGCGGAGCAGTCGAACCGGCTCTGGTTGGTCAGGTGTTTCGGGTCGATTGGGTTTCATACATGTCACTGGGAGTGGTAGACCCCGCACCTGGCGGCGAGGTCGTCATGCTAAGGAACAAATGGATCGTCCCGACCGAACCCAACACGCAAGCCCCACTGAAACCCATTGAGCTGCCAGCCGGTTCAGCATCTGCTCCGGGTTCCGTGTTTGGGCTCGACCTTGACGACGCCCACGTTCTTGCCACCGACCAGGTGGTCCGTGTCTCGCCGGGCAAGCTCCCGAAGGGGCCAATCAAAACGCCACCGCCACCGGCCAGTCCCATCTACGAAAAGGGGGAATGGACGTACTCCGAGGGGCTTGCCTGGTACATCGATCTAGCGAAGAGGTGGGCGACGCCGCCGGATATGCCCAAACCTGTACTCATCGAGATGGAGAGCTTCGGTATCGCTTCCACGATGGAGGCATTGGGTTTGAGTTACCGCGTTCTCGTGCTTCGCGTGGTAACCGATGCGTTGAGCAATAAGACGAAGCAAACCGATGAGGAGCAACTCGAGCTCCTGATCAAGGGGCTCCGGGGGTTGGCTTCTGCCTTGGGGACTATCCTGAAAATCGGTGAAGATGGCACAAAAATGACACCGAATCCTTTTCTAAGCCAGGTAAATCGTCTACGGGCCGGCAATGTTCGCCCACCGGCGGCGGCTGCCGCCAATTTGGCCTCGACTCCAAGTCTCAGTCCCGACTCGACGCCGTCGAACTGGGATCTAGTGCGTATTGTGTCGGCGGCAGTCGCGGCTTGGGACGAGCAGCTTCCACGACTAGACCGGTTTTCCCTGCCGCTGTACGCAACTCAAGCCCGAGAACCATCCGACACCCACGACCGAGAACCACCATCAGACACCCACGACCGAGGACCATCAGACGTCGAATTTAGCCCGCGAGCGAATGCAGCCGCGACAGCCCAGCTTTTCCTAGGTCAAGTCCGCTCCGACTACCGGCGCGTGGCTTGGCCGGAACTCGAACTTTACCGGCTGGAAGAGGCGCGCAAGTCAGAGGAAGGAAGGTTTGTCCTGGATAGCGCCGGGCTCAGTTCGGACCGATCAGTCGCAGT
The Mycobacterium sp. 050128 genome window above contains:
- a CDS encoding TetR/AcrR family transcriptional regulator, with protein sequence MRRRLLAAGLELVHARGFAASGVKDITDAAGVPKGSFYAYFPSKEAFAAAILDHYWSGIETRLLPILDGDGLAQRRITRFFHALADEHESGEFLLGCLVGNLSLELAGSSEPVRAELARILQRWDTALTACVRSGQGGTGDIRSDLDAAELASLLIESWEGAALRGKVTRSRDPYQRFETVTVPALLR
- a CDS encoding cysteine hydrolase family protein translates to MAPPTTDPSGYDEPDNPGLPSSNFELDHQHAALVVTDPQIDFLSPDGVAWPVFGASVDDNNTVAHIGELFDAARLAGIIVAVSPHYFYPTDSQWRFGDPLEQFMSNVGMFERRGAYTSDGFAGSGADFLPEYSHHIHDGRTVIASPHKIVGPESNDLVLQLRKRGIGQVVLAGMAANLCVEGHLRELIEQGFEVVVVKDATAGPRLPEGDGYLAALVNFRFLASAVWTTAEAVVQLKKPIGAEPLSRQY
- a CDS encoding aldo/keto reductase, with amino-acid sequence MKTTEKLYQHKLALNNGGQIPALGFGTSLSDRGQTHNAVKTAVEVGFRHLDAAERYRNEAEVGAALKELFAQGTVRREELFVTTKLWNNNHRPERVRPALQASLDRLGLDAVDLYLVHTPFAFRPGDDQDPRDVHGAVVYDDGVTLEETWTAMEGLVDEGLTHAIGLSDIGVEGTRKIIDAARIKPAVVEVESHPYHPQWELHELCKSDGIILLAFASLGHALEPRLLDDPLIVDMARRYGKTPAQVLLAWGIQRGSAVLTSSVNPRRIGENFDVTALPQSAIDDINESLDTRHRFNSVADAGVPGFAEVPTGS
- a CDS encoding zinc-binding dehydrogenase, producing MKAWQVHGSGEPTDVLRQVDRELPEPGADQVRIHVTAAGLGLPDVLMCRGTYPLTPPLPFTPGQELVGTVTAVGPSVDIAIGTRVLGVSDFVSGNGSFATGALAHAGTVFPAPAGMDDSAAAGFWIPNMTAWIGLVDRGGLKAGEHLAVLGAAGGSGIAAVQLGNAKGAKVLAVVSDEQRAEYCRSLGAHHVVVAHGETASDGTPLAHALREATDWAGLDVIFDPVGGAQGTAAMGALARDGRHLAVGFASGTWPTPDVGMMVMTNTTLVGVLAAGYSRAHLEGILRGLEELADAGAIANTVGETVSFNDIPEALTRLGERKVLGKIVAEIDGA